From Burkholderia savannae, a single genomic window includes:
- a CDS encoding efflux RND transporter permease subunit produces MNAGTPHDSGATRARFTDVFVRRPVLSLVMSLLILLVGLRALMSLPVRQYPALESATISVETDYPGASQDLMQGFVTTPIAQSIATADGIEYITSTTTQGKSVVKARLRLNANADRAMTEVMAKVQQVKYKLPADAYDSVITKLTDAPTAVMYLGFASDTLSIPQITDYVVRVAQPLVTTVPGVASAEILGGQNLAMRVWLDATRLAAHGLSAGDVAAAIRANNVQAAPGQVKGSLTIADISANTDLTDVGAFNGMVVKNDPNGGGLVRLKDVATVEIGGENYNSSALMNGRRAVYIAVNATPAGNPLEIVRGVGAVLPAMERNKPASIQIANMFDGARFVNASIAEVRSTLAEAIAIVVVVIFLFLGSFRAVIIPVLTIPLSLVGSAALMLAAGFSLNLLTLLAMVLAIGLVVDDAIVVVENIHRHIEEGEPPVRAALIGAREIASPVLVMMATLISVYAPIGLMGGLTGSLFKEFAFTLAGAVLVSGIVALTLSPMLGSLLLTSKMSEGRVAKAIEHTLERVTRVYQRGLHASLAARPAILLIGVGVLAGIVLLFSGVKRELAPQEDQGSIMVAVKAPQYANLDYMERYAPDIERVFRTLPEADTSFILNSYGGSNLGFAGVNLVDWEKRTRSASTLQALIQARGDQIRGDRVFAFQLPALPASSGGLPIQMVLRAPSSFADLYAQMERIKAAAQKSGLFAVVDSDLTFDSRAVGVTIDRNQANTLGVTMKDIADTLAVLVGENYVNRFNFKGRSYDVIPQVSRGERLSSEMLSRYYVKTGSGQMIPLSTVIHVTNGSQANALSQFNQMNSATFSAVPAAGVTMGEAVAFLEAQKLPSGFSIDWLGESRQYVQEGNRLAVTFGFALIVIFLVLAAQFESLRDPLVILVSVPLSICGALAPLYLGFATLNIYTQIGLVTLIGLISKHGILMVSFANDLQRHEGLDRRAAIERAAAVRLRPILMTTAAMVAGLVPLVFAAGAGAASRFAIGITVSTGMLVGTLFTLFVLPTVYTFVAKDHGAAMRSERAQLLAAIR; encoded by the coding sequence ATGAACGCCGGCACGCCTCACGATTCGGGCGCAACCCGCGCGCGCTTCACGGACGTATTCGTCCGCCGCCCGGTGCTGTCGCTCGTGATGAGCCTGCTGATCCTGCTCGTCGGCCTGCGCGCGCTGATGTCGCTGCCGGTGCGCCAGTATCCCGCGCTCGAGAGCGCGACGATCAGCGTCGAGACCGACTACCCCGGCGCGTCGCAGGATCTGATGCAGGGCTTCGTGACGACGCCGATCGCGCAGTCGATCGCGACGGCCGACGGGATCGAGTACATCACGTCGACGACGACGCAGGGCAAGAGCGTCGTGAAGGCGCGGCTGCGCCTGAACGCGAACGCGGACCGTGCGATGACCGAGGTGATGGCGAAGGTCCAGCAGGTCAAGTACAAGCTGCCCGCGGATGCGTACGACTCGGTGATCACGAAGCTGACCGACGCGCCGACCGCCGTGATGTACCTCGGCTTCGCGAGCGACACGCTGTCGATCCCGCAGATCACCGATTACGTGGTGCGCGTCGCGCAGCCGCTCGTGACGACCGTGCCGGGCGTCGCGTCGGCCGAGATCCTCGGCGGCCAGAACCTCGCGATGCGGGTCTGGCTCGACGCGACGCGGCTCGCCGCGCACGGGCTGTCCGCCGGCGACGTCGCCGCGGCGATTCGCGCGAACAACGTGCAGGCGGCGCCCGGTCAAGTCAAGGGATCGCTCACGATCGCCGACATCTCGGCGAACACCGATCTGACCGACGTCGGCGCGTTCAACGGGATGGTCGTGAAGAACGATCCGAACGGCGGCGGGCTCGTGCGGCTGAAGGACGTCGCGACGGTCGAGATCGGCGGCGAGAACTACAACTCGAGCGCGCTGATGAACGGCCGGCGCGCGGTGTACATCGCGGTCAACGCGACGCCCGCCGGCAATCCGCTCGAAATCGTGCGCGGCGTCGGCGCGGTGCTGCCGGCGATGGAGCGCAACAAGCCGGCGAGCATCCAGATCGCGAACATGTTCGACGGCGCGCGCTTCGTCAACGCGTCGATCGCCGAGGTCCGCTCGACGCTCGCCGAGGCGATCGCGATCGTCGTCGTCGTGATCTTCCTGTTCCTCGGCTCGTTTCGCGCGGTGATCATTCCGGTGCTGACGATTCCGCTGTCGCTCGTCGGCTCGGCCGCGCTGATGCTCGCGGCGGGCTTCTCGCTGAACCTGCTGACACTGCTCGCGATGGTGCTCGCGATCGGGCTCGTCGTCGACGACGCGATCGTCGTCGTCGAGAACATTCACCGGCACATCGAGGAAGGCGAGCCGCCCGTGCGCGCGGCGCTGATCGGCGCGCGCGAGATCGCGTCGCCCGTGCTCGTGATGATGGCGACGCTGATCTCCGTCTATGCGCCGATCGGGCTGATGGGCGGCCTCACGGGCTCGCTCTTCAAGGAGTTCGCGTTCACGCTCGCGGGCGCGGTGCTCGTGTCGGGGATCGTCGCGCTCACGCTGTCGCCGATGCTCGGTTCGCTGCTCCTGACAAGCAAGATGTCCGAAGGCCGGGTCGCGAAGGCGATCGAGCACACGCTCGAGCGCGTCACGCGCGTCTATCAGCGCGGCCTGCACGCGAGCCTCGCCGCGCGGCCGGCGATTCTCCTGATCGGCGTCGGCGTGCTGGCGGGCATCGTGCTGCTCTTCTCCGGCGTGAAGCGCGAGCTCGCGCCGCAGGAGGACCAAGGCTCGATCATGGTCGCGGTAAAGGCGCCGCAGTATGCGAACCTCGATTACATGGAGCGCTACGCGCCCGACATCGAGCGCGTGTTCCGCACGCTGCCCGAAGCCGACACGAGCTTCATCCTCAACAGCTACGGCGGCAGCAACCTCGGCTTCGCCGGCGTGAACCTCGTCGACTGGGAGAAGCGCACGCGCAGCGCGTCGACACTGCAGGCGCTGATCCAGGCGCGCGGCGACCAGATCCGCGGCGACCGCGTGTTCGCGTTCCAGCTCCCGGCGCTGCCCGCGTCGAGCGGCGGGCTGCCGATCCAGATGGTGCTGCGCGCGCCGTCGAGCTTCGCGGATCTCTACGCGCAAATGGAGCGGATCAAGGCGGCGGCGCAAAAGAGCGGCCTTTTCGCGGTCGTCGACAGCGATCTGACGTTCGACAGCCGCGCGGTGGGCGTGACGATCGACCGCAATCAGGCGAACACGCTCGGCGTGACGATGAAGGACATCGCCGACACGCTCGCCGTGCTCGTCGGCGAGAACTACGTGAACCGCTTCAACTTCAAGGGCCGCTCGTACGACGTGATTCCACAGGTGTCGCGCGGCGAGCGGCTGTCGTCGGAGATGCTGAGCCGCTATTACGTGAAGACGGGCTCCGGCCAAATGATTCCGCTGTCGACGGTGATCCACGTGACGAACGGCAGCCAGGCGAACGCGCTCAGCCAGTTCAACCAGATGAATTCGGCGACGTTTTCCGCCGTGCCAGCGGCGGGCGTGACGATGGGCGAAGCGGTCGCGTTCCTCGAGGCGCAGAAACTGCCGTCCGGCTTCTCGATCGACTGGCTCGGCGAATCGCGACAGTACGTGCAGGAAGGCAACCGGCTCGCCGTCACGTTCGGCTTCGCGCTGATCGTGATCTTCCTCGTGCTCGCCGCGCAGTTCGAGAGCCTGCGCGATCCGCTCGTGATCCTGGTGTCGGTGCCGCTGTCGATTTGCGGCGCGCTCGCTCCGCTCTACCTCGGCTTCGCGACGCTCAACATCTACACGCAGATCGGGCTCGTCACGCTGATCGGCCTGATTTCAAAGCACGGGATTCTGATGGTCAGCTTCGCGAACGATCTGCAGCGCCACGAAGGGCTCGACCGGCGCGCCGCGATCGAGCGCGCAGCAGCCGTGCGGCTGCGGCCGATCCTGATGACGACCGCGGCGATGGTCGCGGGCCTCGTGCCGCTCGTGTTCGCGGCTGGCGCCGGCGCGGCGAGCCGCTTCGCGATCGGCATCACGGTGTCGACGGGCATGCTGGTCGGCACGCTCTTCACGCTGTTCGTGCTCCCCACCGTCTACACGTTCGTCGCGAAAGACCACGGCGCGGCGATGCGCAGCGAGCGCGCGCAACTCCTCGCGGCAATCCGATGA
- a CDS encoding efflux transporter outer membrane subunit produces the protein MTMNDTMHRFPNDTAPNARRHRRAPGAAASITRSAACSIAVAAALLATGCTLAPRYERPAAPVSGAFPTDGVYAAQPGAASGARSANGQSAVDIGWREFFVDPRLQRLVEIALRNNRDLRVSVLNVEASRAQYQITRAGLFPTLDGTGTGSIQRYPAGVSTTRQPLISRAYNVGVSASWELDLFGRVQSLKDQALAQYFATAQARKAAEISLVASVADQYLSLLSTDDLLQVTENTLKTARASYDLTKLQFDNGTGSELDLRQAQTVVETALANQQAQARARAQAVNALVLLIGEPLPDDLPAGLPLNAQNLLTDVPAGLPSDLLTRRPDIMQAEEALRAANANIGAARAAFFPKISLTAAFGTASPTLGGLFKAGTAAWSFAPSIALPIFEGGQNIANLDLAHVQKRIEIANYEKAIQSAFREVSDGLAARGTYDQQIAALERNEHAQQRRYDLSDLRYKNGVDSYLSVLTAQTDLYTAQQQLISARLARWTNLVDLYRALGGGWIERAGDTPRPADAPVDYGRAAVPAAAMAVAILSTKN, from the coding sequence ATGACCATGAACGACACGATGCATCGCTTTCCCAACGATACGGCGCCGAACGCGCGCCGCCACCGCCGCGCGCCGGGCGCGGCCGCCTCGATCACGCGCTCGGCGGCCTGCTCGATCGCCGTCGCGGCCGCCCTGCTCGCGACGGGCTGCACGCTCGCGCCGCGCTACGAGCGTCCGGCCGCGCCCGTGTCGGGCGCGTTCCCGACCGACGGCGTCTACGCCGCGCAGCCGGGCGCCGCGTCCGGCGCGCGCAGCGCGAACGGCCAGTCGGCCGTCGACATCGGCTGGCGCGAGTTCTTCGTCGATCCGCGCCTGCAGCGGCTCGTCGAGATCGCGCTGAGGAACAACCGCGATCTGCGCGTATCGGTGCTGAACGTCGAGGCCTCGCGCGCGCAGTATCAGATCACGCGCGCCGGCCTGTTCCCGACGCTCGACGGCACCGGCACGGGCTCGATCCAGCGCTATCCCGCCGGCGTGTCGACGACGCGCCAGCCGCTCATCTCGCGCGCCTACAACGTCGGCGTGTCCGCGTCGTGGGAGCTCGACCTGTTCGGCCGCGTGCAGAGCCTGAAGGACCAGGCGCTCGCGCAATACTTCGCGACCGCGCAGGCGCGCAAGGCCGCGGAGATCTCGCTCGTCGCGAGCGTCGCCGATCAGTACCTCTCGCTCCTGTCGACCGACGACCTGCTGCAGGTCACGGAGAACACGCTGAAGACGGCGCGCGCGTCGTACGACCTCACGAAGCTGCAGTTCGACAACGGCACCGGCTCGGAGCTCGATCTGCGGCAGGCGCAGACGGTCGTCGAGACGGCGCTCGCGAACCAGCAGGCGCAGGCGCGCGCGCGTGCGCAGGCGGTCAACGCGCTCGTGCTGCTGATCGGCGAGCCGCTGCCCGACGATCTGCCGGCCGGCCTGCCGCTCAACGCGCAGAACCTGCTGACCGACGTGCCGGCCGGGCTGCCGTCCGATCTGCTGACGCGGCGCCCCGACATCATGCAGGCCGAGGAGGCGCTGCGCGCGGCGAACGCGAACATCGGCGCGGCGCGCGCGGCGTTCTTCCCGAAGATCTCGCTGACGGCGGCGTTCGGCACCGCGAGCCCGACGCTCGGCGGCCTGTTCAAGGCCGGCACGGCGGCGTGGTCGTTCGCGCCGAGCATCGCGTTGCCGATCTTCGAGGGCGGGCAGAACATCGCGAACCTCGATCTCGCGCACGTGCAGAAGCGCATCGAGATCGCGAACTACGAGAAGGCGATCCAGAGCGCGTTCCGCGAGGTGTCGGACGGGCTCGCCGCGCGCGGCACGTACGATCAGCAGATCGCGGCGCTCGAGCGCAACGAGCACGCGCAGCAGCGCCGCTACGATCTGTCGGACCTGCGCTACAAGAACGGCGTCGACAGCTATCTGTCGGTGTTGACCGCGCAGACCGATCTGTACACGGCGCAGCAGCAGTTGATCAGCGCGCGGCTCGCGCGCTGGACGAACCTCGTCGATCTGTACCGCGCGCTGGGCGGCGGCTGGATCGAGCGCGCGGGCGACACGCCGCGCCCAGCGGATGCGCCCGTCGACTACGGACGTGCGGCCGTGCCCGCGGCGGCGATGGCGGTAGCGATTTTGTCCACCAAAAATTAG
- a CDS encoding GTP cyclohydrolase II, translated as MNDRRIPPTLSASVRTRVNVPIRPRADQQRYEAEMVTFQGLCDSAEHLALVFGPLTDAPLVRVHSECLTGDVFGSARCDCGEQLDESVAMFGREGGILLYLRQEGRGIGLYNKLDAYRLQISQGLDTFAANRALNFPDDLRDFRVAAQMLQALGVSEISLVTNNPDKISQIEKHGIQIKRVRQTGVFVNHTNQGYLRAKIDHHRHAINLSQELQ; from the coding sequence ATGAATGATCGTCGTATCCCCCCAACGCTGAGCGCGTCCGTCCGTACGCGCGTCAACGTACCCATCCGTCCGCGCGCCGACCAGCAGCGGTACGAGGCCGAGATGGTGACGTTCCAGGGCCTTTGCGACAGCGCCGAGCATCTCGCGCTCGTCTTCGGGCCGCTCACCGACGCGCCGCTCGTGCGCGTGCATTCCGAGTGCCTGACGGGCGACGTGTTCGGCTCCGCGCGCTGCGATTGCGGCGAGCAGCTCGACGAGTCGGTCGCGATGTTCGGCCGCGAAGGCGGCATCCTGCTCTATCTGCGTCAGGAAGGCCGCGGCATCGGGCTGTACAACAAGCTCGACGCATACCGCCTGCAGATCTCGCAAGGGCTCGACACGTTCGCCGCGAACCGCGCGCTGAACTTCCCCGACGACCTGCGCGATTTCCGCGTCGCCGCGCAGATGCTTCAGGCGCTCGGCGTCAGCGAGATCTCGCTCGTCACCAACAACCCGGACAAGATTTCGCAGATCGAGAAGCACGGCATCCAGATCAAGCGCGTGCGGCAGACGGGCGTGTTCGTCAACCACACGAACCAGGGCTACCTGCGCGCGAAGATCGATCACCACCGTCACGCCATCAACCTCAGCCAGGAACTGCAATGA
- a CDS encoding N-acyl-D-amino-acid deacylase family protein codes for MTRYDTIIRNGLWFDGTGAEPRARDLGIRDGRVATVSDAPLAADGADVIDAAGKWVLPGFVDIHTHYDAEILVSPGLPESVRHGVTSVFLGSCSLSTVHADALDCTDLFSRVEALPRDQMLAVLSRAKTWDTAAAYVRHLESLPLGPNVAAFLGHSDLRTHVLGLGRAVDDRVRPHEAELQRMERLLDDALDAGFVGLSSMTTPWDKLDGERYRSKSLPSTFATWREYRRLNRVLRRRGRVLQSAPNTTNPLNGLLFMAASCGYFVRKPLRTSLLVAADSKAAPRGTVDVLLNGVRLANALFRGELVWQHLPVPFQVYADGIDFVIFEEFGAGRAALHLNDALERNRLLQNEGYRREFRKQVGKGLDLRLWTRDLHDTRIVGCPDASVVGKSFGQVADERGIHPADAFLDLVVAHGQKVRWCMTIANHRADVLDRIAAHPALQIGFADSGAHLRNMAFYNAPVRFLRRVREAERAGRPFMSVQRAVHHLTGELAGYFGIDAGTLRAGDRADVAIVDPAHLDASVDACHEADMSAFGGLRRLVNRSGAAVAATLVNGQVVYRDGAFADGFGETRRAGHFLRAATR; via the coding sequence ATGACGCGCTACGACACGATCATCCGCAACGGCCTATGGTTCGACGGCACGGGCGCCGAGCCCCGCGCGCGCGACCTCGGCATCCGCGACGGCCGGGTCGCGACGGTGTCCGACGCACCGCTCGCGGCCGATGGCGCGGACGTGATCGACGCGGCCGGCAAATGGGTGCTGCCCGGCTTCGTCGACATCCATACGCATTACGACGCCGAGATCCTCGTGTCGCCGGGGCTGCCCGAATCGGTGCGGCACGGCGTGACGAGCGTTTTCCTCGGCTCGTGCTCGCTGTCGACGGTTCACGCGGACGCGCTCGACTGCACCGATCTCTTCAGCCGCGTCGAGGCGCTGCCGCGCGATCAGATGCTCGCCGTGCTGTCGCGCGCGAAGACCTGGGACACCGCGGCCGCGTACGTCCGCCATCTCGAATCGCTGCCGCTCGGCCCGAACGTCGCCGCGTTCCTCGGCCATTCGGACTTGCGCACGCACGTGCTCGGCCTCGGGCGCGCAGTGGACGACCGCGTGCGGCCGCACGAGGCCGAACTGCAAAGGATGGAGCGGCTGCTCGACGACGCGCTCGACGCGGGCTTCGTCGGGCTGTCGTCGATGACGACGCCGTGGGACAAGCTCGACGGCGAGCGCTACCGGTCGAAGTCGCTGCCGTCGACGTTCGCGACGTGGCGTGAATACCGGCGGCTGAACCGCGTGCTGCGCCGCCGCGGCCGCGTGCTGCAGAGCGCGCCGAACACGACGAATCCGCTGAACGGCCTGCTCTTCATGGCCGCGAGCTGCGGCTACTTCGTGCGCAAGCCGCTGCGCACGTCGCTCCTCGTCGCGGCGGACAGCAAGGCCGCGCCGCGCGGCACCGTCGACGTGCTGCTCAACGGCGTGCGGCTCGCGAATGCGCTCTTTCGCGGCGAGCTCGTCTGGCAGCATCTGCCGGTGCCGTTCCAGGTCTACGCGGACGGGATCGATTTCGTGATCTTCGAGGAATTCGGCGCGGGCCGCGCGGCGCTGCACCTGAACGACGCGCTCGAGCGCAACCGGCTGCTGCAGAACGAAGGCTACCGGCGCGAGTTCCGCAAGCAGGTCGGCAAGGGGCTCGACCTGAGGCTCTGGACGCGCGATCTGCACGACACGCGGATCGTCGGGTGCCCGGACGCGTCGGTCGTCGGCAAGTCGTTCGGCCAGGTCGCCGACGAGCGCGGCATCCACCCGGCAGACGCGTTCCTCGACCTCGTCGTCGCGCACGGGCAAAAGGTGCGCTGGTGCATGACGATCGCGAATCACCGCGCGGACGTGCTCGACCGGATCGCCGCGCATCCCGCGTTGCAGATCGGCTTCGCCGATTCGGGCGCGCACCTGCGCAACATGGCGTTCTACAACGCGCCGGTGCGCTTCCTGCGCCGCGTGCGCGAGGCCGAGCGCGCCGGGCGGCCGTTCATGTCGGTGCAGCGGGCGGTGCATCACCTGACGGGCGAGCTCGCCGGGTACTTCGGGATCGACGCCGGCACGCTGCGCGCCGGCGATCGGGCGGACGTCGCGATCGTCGATCCCGCGCATCTCGACGCGTCGGTCGACGCCTGTCACGAGGCGGACATGAGCGCGTTCGGCGGGCTGCGCCGGCTCGTGAACCGCAGCGGCGCGGCGGTCGCGGCGACGCTCGTCAACGGGCAGGTCGTGTATCGCGACGGCGCGTTCGCCGACGGCTTCGGCGAAACGCGGCGCGCCGGGCATTTCCTGCGGGCCGCGACGCGTTAG
- a CDS encoding helix-turn-helix transcriptional regulator produces the protein MDDTFSKQEIPVSERVLNVLKRRGPLQAAELGAYLGTTAEAARQQLKKLEADGLVEAENVAQGVGRPARIWRLTPLGHGHFPDAHADMTVDLIRIIRTTLGQPTLDLLISARETEMRRTYTQTLEGVTDPQTRIARLAELRDREGYFAEWSRAPDGDGWLFIENHCPICAAATACQGFCRSELEIFREMLGDALTIERIEHIPVGARRCAYRIRPCAAGEPDAEGRAPSRDE, from the coding sequence ATGGACGATACTTTTTCGAAGCAGGAAATCCCGGTTTCCGAGCGCGTGCTGAACGTGCTGAAGCGCCGCGGCCCGTTGCAGGCGGCCGAGCTCGGCGCGTATCTCGGCACGACGGCCGAGGCCGCGCGGCAGCAGTTGAAGAAGCTCGAGGCGGACGGGCTCGTCGAGGCGGAGAACGTCGCGCAGGGCGTCGGGCGGCCGGCGCGGATCTGGCGGCTCACGCCGCTCGGCCACGGCCATTTCCCGGACGCGCACGCGGACATGACGGTCGACCTGATCCGGATCATCCGCACGACGCTCGGCCAGCCGACGCTCGATCTGCTGATCTCCGCGCGCGAGACGGAGATGCGCCGCACGTACACGCAAACGCTCGAGGGCGTGACGGACCCGCAGACGCGCATCGCGCGTCTCGCGGAACTGCGCGACCGCGAAGGCTACTTCGCCGAATGGTCGCGCGCGCCCGACGGGGACGGCTGGCTCTTCATCGAGAATCACTGCCCGATCTGCGCGGCCGCCACCGCGTGCCAGGGCTTCTGTCGCTCCGAGCTCGAGATCTTCCGCGAGATGCTCGGCGATGCGCTGACGATCGAGCGCATCGAGCATATTCCGGTCGGCGCGCGCCGCTGCGCGTACCGGATACGGCCATGCGCCGCCGGGGAGCCGGATGCGGAAGGGCGCGCGCCGTCGCGCGACGAATGA
- a CDS encoding efflux RND transporter periplasmic adaptor subunit, with product MGRRLLLALALLAFIFGGLFLWRESRVQAADHPPAPPPALTVSAVAVRAAPERVSIDAVGSLDAVRQVTLAPEAAGRVVALHFEAGTTVRKGQLIVQLFDEPERAKLASIQAKAAFAKRQLDRSQALAQTGAEPRNIYDQHRFDFDASAADIRETQAVITQKAVRAPFDGVLGLRRVNLGQYLNAGDAIATLTDLDTLYANFTVPQKSLSQLRLGQNVSITTDAYPDRTLVGRVRAIEPQVGADTRNVAVQATLANPGHLLRPGMYIQARLELPPRERALTVPDTAVQTSQRGESVLVVGKPGRDGLGVVRLQPVRTGRRAEGRIAIAEGLRPGDVVVTSGQVRLAAGDKVKVALEDGASSGAEQ from the coding sequence ATGGGCCGTCGGCTATTGCTTGCATTGGCGCTATTGGCGTTCATTTTCGGCGGGCTGTTCCTGTGGCGGGAAAGCCGCGTGCAGGCCGCCGATCATCCCCCCGCTCCCCCGCCCGCGCTGACGGTTTCCGCCGTCGCCGTGCGCGCCGCGCCCGAGCGCGTGTCGATCGACGCGGTCGGCTCGCTCGACGCGGTCCGCCAGGTGACGCTCGCGCCCGAAGCGGCCGGTCGCGTCGTCGCGCTGCATTTCGAGGCCGGCACGACGGTGCGCAAGGGCCAACTGATCGTCCAGCTCTTCGACGAGCCCGAGCGCGCGAAGCTCGCGTCGATCCAGGCAAAGGCCGCGTTCGCGAAGCGCCAGCTCGATCGCTCGCAGGCGCTCGCGCAGACGGGCGCCGAGCCGCGCAATATCTATGACCAGCACCGCTTCGATTTCGACGCGTCCGCGGCCGACATCCGCGAGACGCAGGCGGTGATCACGCAAAAGGCGGTGCGCGCGCCGTTCGACGGCGTGCTCGGCCTGCGCCGCGTGAACCTCGGCCAATACCTGAACGCGGGCGACGCGATCGCGACGCTGACCGATCTCGACACGCTGTACGCGAACTTCACGGTGCCGCAGAAGAGCTTGAGCCAGCTGCGCCTCGGCCAGAACGTGTCGATCACGACGGACGCGTATCCGGATCGCACGCTCGTCGGCCGCGTGAGAGCGATCGAGCCGCAGGTCGGCGCCGACACGCGCAACGTCGCCGTGCAGGCGACGCTCGCGAACCCCGGTCACCTGCTGCGCCCGGGGATGTACATCCAGGCGCGGCTCGAGCTGCCGCCGCGCGAGCGCGCGCTGACGGTGCCCGACACCGCGGTGCAGACGTCGCAGCGCGGCGAATCGGTGCTCGTCGTCGGCAAGCCGGGCCGCGACGGCCTCGGCGTCGTGCGGCTGCAGCCCGTGCGCACCGGCCGGCGTGCCGAAGGCCGCATCGCGATCGCCGAGGGCCTGCGCCCGGGCGACGTGGTCGTCACGTCGGGCCAGGTGAGGCTCGCGGCGGGCGACAAGGTGAAGGTCGCGCTCGAGGACGGCGCATCGTCGGGAGCCGAGCAATGA
- a CDS encoding BCAM0308 family protein, which produces MIYGSNELYAAMRLRRDRDAPRAHAAHGYGAPARLKSGMGCTECGALYDGGRWTWHAAAGTLLQIVCPACRRIRERAGAGELVLEGGYFARHCDDIVALLRHRAGGERHDRPFERIVSIDTRPARMIVRTTGSHLVHRLSEALVRAHRGELEIDYREGEDVLRAHWMRDAA; this is translated from the coding sequence ATGATCTACGGATCGAACGAACTCTATGCGGCGATGAGGCTGCGCCGTGATCGGGACGCGCCGCGCGCGCACGCGGCGCACGGCTACGGCGCGCCGGCTCGCCTGAAGAGCGGCATGGGCTGCACCGAATGCGGCGCGCTGTACGACGGTGGCCGCTGGACTTGGCATGCGGCGGCGGGCACGCTGCTGCAGATCGTGTGCCCCGCGTGCCGGCGCATCCGCGAGCGCGCGGGCGCGGGCGAACTCGTGCTTGAAGGCGGCTATTTCGCGCGCCATTGCGACGACATCGTCGCGCTGCTGCGCCATCGGGCGGGCGGCGAGCGCCACGACCGGCCGTTCGAGCGCATCGTGTCGATCGACACGCGGCCCGCGCGGATGATCGTGCGCACGACGGGCTCGCACCTCGTCCACCGGCTGAGCGAGGCGCTCGTGCGCGCGCATCGCGGCGAGCTCGAAATCGACTATCGTGAAGGAGAGGACGTGCTGCGCGCGCACTGGATGCGCGACGCCGCCTAG